The Setaria viridis chromosome 6, Setaria_viridis_v4.0, whole genome shotgun sequence genome contains a region encoding:
- the LOC117861217 gene encoding uncharacterized protein, with the protein MSPSGEVVASISSALAVAVVLLACVELGDAAAAVSVYRLIQYDLAGAPLGSRSAALNHHAAALPLPPGADLSRSALVAPLLDLPLSFLREYLVEKKHLGGLLILLPTKLSDKDGTGNDVDRGQVKGVLAELEKLLVHEEVPYPVYFAFHDDDFDNLLADIRKIASSGQPASATTGGYKLVVSSAEPRKVSSPTISNIQGWLPGLKGEGDTEQLPTIAIVANYDTFGAAPALSVGSDSNGSGVVALLEIARLFSRLYSNPKTRGKYNLLFGLTSGGPYNYNGTSKWLRSFDQRVRESIDYAICLNSVGSWSNDLWMHVSKPPENPYIKQIFEDFSDVSKEMGVSVGIKHKKINVSNPRVAWEHEQFSRFRVTALTLSEMSSPPEFLESTGGLHDTREYTNVDSVIRTVRLVSESLARHIYGLKGRNIDVFAENSSLAINPHYIQSWLDLLSRTPRVAPFLQKNDPFIAALKKELSEHTADVHVQNDALDGMFTFYDATKATLNVYQVASVTFDLLFLLLLGSYLIVLFCFLVITTRGVDDLINIFRRPPSRKLKGA; encoded by the exons ATGTCTCCCTCCGGCGAGGTGGTGGCCTCCATCTcctccgccctcgccgtcgccgtcgtcctcctcgcctgCGTCGAgctcggcgacgccgccgccgccgtcagcgtCTACCGCCTCATCCAGTACGACCTCGCAGGCGCCCCGCTCGGCTCCCGCTCCGCAGCCCTcaaccaccacgccgccgcgctcccgctcccgccagGCGCAGACCTCTCCCGCTCCGCGCTCGTCGCGCCGCTACTCGACCTCCCGCTCTCCTTCCTCAGAG AGTACCTGGTGGAGAAAAAACATCTCGGAGGGTTGCTTATTCTGCTCCCGACTAAGCTCAGTGACAAGGATGGTACAGGGAATGATGTTGACAGAGGGCAAGTAAAGGGTGTGCTGGCTGAACTCGAGAAATTGCTTGTGCATGAAGAAGTTCCG TACCCTGTGTACTTCGCTTTCCATGATGACGACTTTGATAACCTGCTGGCAGATATCCGAAAAATTGCCTCTTCAGGTCAACCAGCCTCTGCAACAACAGGAGG GTACAAACTTGTTGTGTCCTCAGCTGAACCTAGAAAAGTGTCATCTCCAACCATTTCTAATATCCAG GGATGGCTACCTGGATTGAAAGGGGAGGGTGACACTGAACAGCTTCCAACTATTGCCATAGTTGCAAACTATGACACCTTCGGTGCTGCACCT GCACTTTCTGTGGGAAGTGACAGCAATGGAAGTGGAGTTGTGGCTCTTCTAGAGATTGCAAGACTCTTTTCACGTCTTTATTCAAATCCTAAGACCAGGGGCAAGTACAATCTTCTCTTTGGGTTAACATCTGGTGGACCCTACAATTACAATGGGACTAGCAAG TGGCTTAGAAGTTTCGATCAGCGTGTACGCGAGAGCATTGACTACGCAATTTGCTTGAACAGCGTTGGTTCCTGGAGCAATGACCTCTGGATGCATGTATCAAAGCCTCCAGAAAACCCCTATATCAAGCAAATCTTCGAA GATTTTTCGGATGTCTCTAAAGAAATGGGTGTTTCAGTTGGAATCAAGCACAAGAAGATTAATGTCTCAAATCCTAGA GTAGCATGGGAACACGAGCAGTTCTCTAGGTTTAGAGTGACTGCACTGACTCTTTCAGAAATGTCTAGCCCTCCTGAATTTTTGGAAAGCACTGGTGGTCTTCATGACACTAG AGAATATACAAATGTTGATTCAGTAATCCGAACTGTCAGATTAGTTTCCGAGAGTCTTGCG AGACACATCTATGGATTGAAAGGAAGGAACATCGATGTTTTTGCAGAGAATAGCAGCTTAGCCATTAATCCTCACTACATCCAGTCTTGGTTGGATCTTCTGTCACGAACACCACGGGTTGCGCCTTTTCTGCAGAAAAATGATCCCTTCATAGCAGCATTaaaaaag GAACTATCTGAACACACTGCTGATGTACATGTTCAGAATGATGCCCTTGATGGCATGTTCACTTTCTATGATGCCACTAAAGCAACTCTAAATGTATACCAG GTTGCAAGTGTTACATTTGATCTGCTGTTCCTTTTGTTGCTTGGTTCCTATCTAATCGTCCTCTTCTGCTTCCTAGTAATCACTACACGG GGTGTTGATGATCTCATTAACATATTCCGGCGGCCTCCATCACGCAAACTCAAGGGAGCATAG
- the LOC117860516 gene encoding vesicle-associated membrane protein 714: MAIVYALVARGTVVLAEFAAVSGNAGAVARRILEKLPPDAEARLCFAQDRYIFHVLRGDAGITFLCMANDTFGRRIPFLYLEDIQMRFMKNYGRVAHSALAYAMNDEFSRVLHQQMEFFSSNPSADTLNRLRGEVSEIHTVMVDNIEKILDRGDRISLLVDKTSTMQDSAFHFRKQSKRLRRALWMKNAKLLAVLTVAIVVLLYLIISAFCGGLSLPSCRS, translated from the exons ATGGCGATTGTGTACGCGCTGGTGGCGCGCGGCACCGTCGTGCTGGCCGAGttcgccgccgtctccggcaACGCCGGCGCCGTGGCCCGCCGCATCCTCGAGAAGCTCCCGCCCGACGCCGAGGCGCGCCTCTGCTTCGCGCAGGACCGCTACATCTTCCACGTCCTCCGCGGCGACGCCGGAATCACTTTCCTCTGCATGGCCAACGACACCTTCGGAA GAAGGATCCCCTTTCTCTACCTGGAGGACATCCAGATGAGGTTCATGAAGAATTACGGCAGAGTCGCCCACTCCGCGCTGGCGTACGCCATGAACGATGAGTTCTCCAGGGTGCTCCACCAGCAAATGGAGTTCTTCTCCAGCAATCCCAGCGCCGACACGCTCAACCGTCTCCGTGGAGAAGTCAGCGAG ATACACACCGTCATGGTCGACAACATAGAGAAAATTCTTGACAGAGGCGATCGCATCTCACTTCTCGTCGACAAGACGTCCACCATGCAAGACAGCGCTTTTCACTTCCGCAAGCAATCCAAGAGGCTCCGCAGAGCGCTCTGGATGAAGAACGCCAAGCTTCT AGCTGTGTTGACGGTTGCCATAGTAGTGCTACTCTACTTGATCATTTCGGCATTCTGTGGAGGCCTTTCGCTACCATCATGCAGATCATGA
- the LOC117860518 gene encoding serotonin N-acetyltransferase 2, chloroplastic, translating into MPMQVMQPRLRPRGIASSAAARRRWVVRPLRASSATTKCCASVRLTVSDAELASRGFSVRRTAEGIDVAALNEVFARVGFPRRQEERLRRALEHSRVVWLSAAVGEEAGRPVAFARAAGDGVFNAVVWDVVVEPSCQGLGLGRAVMERLVQDLRSDGVGNIVLYAEARVVGFYRLLDFAMDPDGIRGMAYYRSKQPTATSSQ; encoded by the coding sequence ATGCCAATGCAGGTGATGCAGCCTCGGCTCCGCCCCCGCGGGATAGCATCATCGGCAGCGGCACGCCGCCGGTGGGTGGTGCGGCCGCTCCGTGcttcctccgccaccaccaagTGCTGCGCTTCCGTGCGGCTGACGGTGTCGGACGCGGAGCTTGCTTCCCGCGGGTTCTCGGTGCGGCGCACGGCGGAGGGCATCGACGTGGCGGCGCTGAACGAGGTGTTCGCGCGCGTGGGGTTCCCGCGGCGTCAGGAGGAGCGGCTCCGGCGCGCGCTGGAGCACAGCCGCGTGGTGTGGCTGTCGGCGGcggtcggggaggaggcgggccgGCCCGTGGCGttcgcgcgcgcggccggggacggCGTGTTCAACGCGGTGGTGTGGGACGTGGTGGTGGAGCCGTCGTGCCAGGGCCTCGGGCTGGGGCGCGCCGTCATGGAGCGGCTGGTGCAGGACCTGCGCAGCGACGGCGTGGGCAACATCGTGCTCTACGCGGAGGCGCGGGTGGTGGGCTTCTACCGCCTCCTCGACTTCGCCATGGATCCCGACGGCATCAGGGGGATGGCGTACTACCGATCCAAGCAACCTACCGCTACTAGTTCTCAATGA
- the LOC140223088 gene encoding uncharacterized protein: MFGKDLLVMVNYDETKTIEEMEFAFIPIWVRVTKLPFGMMNKPTREGIGEKMGQYMAMDMDEDGTAVGRFLRIKVRLDVRKPLMRGVTVFVGELEKPVWCPVKYEFLPDSCYTCGQIIHADKLCSTTLEKGVVQ, from the coding sequence ATGTTTGGGAAGGACCTCCTGGTCATGGTGAACTATGATGAGACCAAGACGATTGAGGAGATGGAATTCGCTTTTATCCCTATCTGGGTGAGGGTGACGAAGTTGCCGTTTGGGATGATGAACAAGCCAACGAGAGAAGGGATCGGAGAGAAGATGGGACAATACATGGCTATGGACATGGATGAGGATGGAACTGCAGTGGGTAGATTCCTGAGGATCAAGGTGAGACTAGATGTGAGAAAGCCTCTGATGAGGGGAGTCACAGTTTTCGTGGGAGAGCTTGAGAAGCCAGTATGGTGTCCTGTGAAGTATGAGTTCCTACCTGACTCCTGCTACACGTGTGGGCAGATCATCCACGCGGACAAGTTATGCTCTACGACTCTGGAGAAGGGGGTAGTTCAATAG
- the LOC117860517 gene encoding casparian strip membrane protein 2: MSEPATVIHMDGGKAPPTTGDAAGSSSKAAGRGLPLILRSSGGGGFRRCLAVIDFLLRVAAFGPTLAAAISTGTADERLSVFTQFFQFHARFDDFTAFIFFMVANAVAAGYLVLSLPFSAVGIVRPKATGVRVFLLVCDVLVMSLLTAAGAAAAAIVYVSHWGSLRANWVPICMQFHGFCQRTSGAVVATFLAVLVLLVLILMAACSIRRRRH, encoded by the coding sequence ATGAGCGAGCCCGCGACCGTGATCCACATGGACGGCGGCAAGGCTCCTCCAACGACTGGTGATGccgcaggcagcagcagcaaggccgCTGGTCGTGGTCTCCCGCTGATCCTGcggtccagcggcggcggcgggttccgGCGGTGCCTGGCGGTGATCGACTTTTTGCTGCGTGTGGCCGCGTTCGGGCCGACGCTGGCGGCTGCCATCTCGACGGGCACCGCCGACGAGCGGCTGTCGGTGTTCACTCAGTTCTTCCAGTTCCACGCCCGTTTCGACGACTTCACggccttcatcttcttcatggTGGCcaacgcggtggcggcggggtacCTGGTGCTGTCGCTGCCCTTCTCCGCCGTGGGCATCGTCCGCCCCAAGGCCACCGGCGTGAGGGTGTTCCTTCTCGTCTGCGACGTGCTGGTCATGTCCCTGctgacggcggccggcgccgcggcagcCGCCATCGTGTACGTGTCGCACTGGGGCAGCCTGCGCGCCAACTGGGTGCCCATCTGCATGCAGTTCCACGGCTTCTGCCAGCGCACcagcggcgccgtcgtcgccaccttcctcgccgtcctcgtcctGCTCGTGCTCATCCTCATGGCCGCCTGCTCCATCCGACGACGCAGGCACTAG
- the LOC117860515 gene encoding SWR1 complex subunit 2, whose translation MDAGDDEPPVLLDRASRATRGKRITKLLEDEVEQDEVFWNQDALKDEEDDDNYEEEQDAGDEFDSDFDQDEPEPDDEPEKEERERLPIKKRLMFPGKTLRKTNVKKKVTPKLEDDEKAAKSADKASPSMPADVPDELETEKIIRKSTRKSVIVRQAEREAIRAEKEATAKPIIKKKKEGEEKRMTQEEMLLEAAETEIMNLRNLERVLAREEEVKKKAVVHKDTYDGPTIRFFSRDGESRLEFINGASFGSELCTTSAPYPEKSVCVVTGLPAKYRDPKTGLPYATMETFKIIRESFLKEEADRKRPNMSNMGELFESIAGEHSAPKKRRVEVRSPGISGGLRHGGRFRRIPALDMVDED comes from the exons atggacgccggcgacgacgagccaccCGTCCTCCTGGACCGCGCCTCCCGCGCCACCCGAGGCAAGAG GATAACCAAGCTCCTCGAGGACGAGGTCGAGCAGGATGAGGTCTTCTGGAATCAAGACGCCCTCAAGGAT gaggaagacgatgacaACTACGAGGAAGAGCAGGATGCCGGTGACGAATTCGACAGTGATTTTGATCAAGAT GAACCTGAACCTGATGATGAGCCAGAAAAGGAAGAACGTGAGAG ATTACCAATCAAAAAGCGCCTAATGTTCCCTGGCAAGACATTGAGAAAGACCAATGTCAAGAAGAAGGTGACCCCAAAACTAGAAGATGATGAAAAAGCTGCCAAGTCCGCGGACAAGGCAAGTCCATCCATGCCAGCAGATGTTCCTGATGAATTGGAGACTGAGAAGATTATAAGGAAATCAACCAGAAAGTCCGTCATCGTCAGACAAGCTGAAAGAGAAGCCATACGTGCTGAAAAAGAAGCAACAGCCAAG CCAATTATTAAGAAAAAGAAGGAGGGAGAAGAAAAGCGGATGACACAAGAGGAGATGCTTTTGGAAGCAGCTGAAACAG AGATCATGAACTTGAGAAATCTAGAACGTGTACTGGCAAGAGAGGAGGAAGTCAAGAAAAAAGCTGTTGTTCATAAGGACACTTATGATGGTCCTACAATTCGATTTTTCTCAAGAGATG GGGAATCACGTCTGGAATTCATAAATGGGGCATCATTTGGGTCCGAACTGTGTACGACATCAGCTCCTT ATCCAGAAAAATCTGTCTGTGTGGTGACTGGACTTCCTGCCAA ATACCGTGATCCGAAGACGGGGTTGCCTTATGCAACTATGGAAACATTTAAAATAATCCGGGAGAG TTTCCTGAAAGAGGAGGCTGATAGGAAGAGGCCGAACATGTCGAATATGGGAGAGCTTTTTGAATCAATAGCTGGTGAACATTCTGCACCTAAGAAGAGAAGGGTTGAGGTAAGGTCGCCgggcatatcaggcggcttaagGCACGGAGGACGCTTCCGGCGAATACCTGCTCTTGATATGGTGGACGAGGACTAA